Below is a window of Falco peregrinus isolate bFalPer1 chromosome 3, bFalPer1.pri, whole genome shotgun sequence DNA.
CCTGGATTTTAGTTACTCCTCGCTGCCCCTTTCCTGTGTGCTAACATTACCATGTATTATAGTTTGTTTTAGTTCTGCAGCTATATTCCTATTATGCATTGCCGCTTGTTTCAGTATGATCACTACGGAGAGACTGCTAACCGACCTTAGCTGTGTAATTTCGTATCAAGGACAAAAAGAGTCGTCTAAAACTTACGGTCGCTGAGGAGACTGTAGGGTAGCTGAGGAGACTGCTGTAAAGGTAACTAATGAAACAAACATGGACAGCCATATAAGGGAAGTAACTTGAGGTTCAATGTTTGGTCAGCTGTAACTATAGAGTTGACTATTGTTTCAGACCCCTTAGATGACTCTAAAACACCTATAAGGGGCCTATTGAATGAATATGTGTGATTTTTATGAGAAACATAATGCACAAACATATGCGTGGACCATATAATCCTGCTTGAGTGAAACATGGCATGCACATTAGGTGCAGGGATCCCCTGAGCATCCAGTACTGCAATAAAggaatgcctgcttcttaatgctacattgctgttgtttttattcCCCGTTTTGTTGACACCAATTGCCTAACTATTGCAATTCTCTGTAGTAGCATTGCTTGGACGCCTATATACTTATCaccaaatgcttttttcctcatcAGGTTCCTGCTGCTAGGTTGAACAAGTTATTAAAGGCCAACCATaaataatacagatttttgaCTCTCGAAAATGGAGCAGACAGGTATAGAATATGTCTAGAAATACAGGGGAGAATATGTAAAAGACAGGGAAAGTCAAGTGGGATAAACACCAGGATAAACTAACTACCCTACTTGCACAACCAAAGTAGCCTGCCCCTGTCCTCCCACATATGTGGCCCTAcacctctcctcttccccccttcacagcctgcctgcctttcctcccAGAACCCCGACTCGAGCCGGCCCTGAGCTAGGTTACACAGCATCTCCGTACTCTCGGGCAGAGCCCCTCGGCGCCTGAGGCACCCACCGGCTCAGGCCAGTCAGCGCTGGCCGCACCAGGCCTGCCTTCCTCCCGCCCCTCTTCTTCAGCCGGCCAGCCGCTAGGACTAACGGAAACGAGGGACTGCAAACAACGCTTAACACGGCCAATCAACAGTAATCTAAGCGACACCGTCCCCTGCGCACACTTCGCTTTTACACGGCCACCGCACGGACCGAGGCCGGCCCGACAGCGCATGCAGACAGCCGGCGcgcgcccccccgccggcgCCGAGCCCACCGCGCGCCAAGGGGCCGCGCACGCGCACTGAGAAGGGCCGGGCGAGAGACCGCGCGTGCGCGCACGCGGGGGGTCCCGCCCCGCCTCCCGGCGGCGTCCGGAGGTTCCGTGTGCTCCGAGCATGCGCCGCGCCGCGTGCCGAGAGCGGGCCGGAAGGACTCGTGCGCCTTCCACCGTAGGGGCGAGGGGGAGGCGCTGGCGCAGGCGCAGTTCAGCCGCTGCTCGGAGTGTTGTGGGGGGAAGCGACGGGGGACGCCATCTtggtggtgctgtgctgggaacGGCGGCGAGCGGGGCTCGGCGCGGAGCCTGTCCTAGTGGCGTGTCCGGTGGGTGGATGGCGTGAGGGAGAATGCCCGGCTCTCCGGGGCGCTGCGTGTGGCCGGGGGCGCGGGGTATGCGCCGTGAGCCGGTTCTCGGCAGCCCGGCCGTCGCGGAACCGCTGCGCGGCCGTTCCCCGGGCCACGGCCTCCTCATGCCGCCCGGCTGCCCCTCACCCTTGTCCCCAGCGCCTCCCTGCAGCCCCGTCCCGGTGCCGTGGGGAGGCTGGGCTCCGCCGCGGGGTCGGATCACACGCGGCTTTTGGCGGTCCGGGCCGTGTGGCGGCCTTCCCTCAGcccgctcccctccctccctccctgttcCCCTTCCCGCCGCCCTGGGCTTGGCCCGCTGGCCCCTTCCGGGCCTGTGCCGCGCCGTCGGTGCTCGGGGCGCCGTGGgctgtggcggcggcggggcggctgcCTGGCGTTCTCCAGCTCGCCGCGCTCGGAAGCGGCGCCGTGCCCGAGCCGGGCGTGTTAGCGGGCCCTGCTGCGGAGCTCACTCGCCCCTTCCTTCTGCGATGTGGAAACTACCTTAGCAACAACTTCCTTTGACTCTTAAAGCTTATTTTGAAGACTAGAATGAGAAATCGTCTTCTGATCACCAGTTATGCTCACAGTGGTCTAGTTTTATAGTTGGGGTATTTCTGTGGGTGTTCTTTCTAGTTTGCATGCTCACTGCGCGCAGACTTTTGTAATCTCTAAACGTTGTGGTAAAAACACTAGTTCAGGCTTAGCTTTCTACAATGTTTgcaagttgggttttttttttttagtgaagtGTTAATGGTATTTGCAGTTTTCTGAGGCTGTGGTAGTACTGTTTTCCAGTTAACTCAGTTCAAATATAaaacttctgtgctttttaattGGTGGCATGAAATTGTCAATCTGTTACTTAAGTCCTTGCTCTCTGAAGTTCTTGCTCAGTTAACGAACTGATCTTAAGTTTTGTGTGGCACTTTAATCCTAAAAGTCACTTTTTTTGGTCATTCACTTTAAATCGTTGGATGGCTTGTCTACACTTTCAACCAATGCTTGattgtttaaaatacagtcagTAAAAGCTTGTTATTTGAACTTGCGTTTCTGTTTGTGGACTTCTTAAATATCACAATATGATCTGGAATCACTGTGTCTAGTTTTCACCACTGAAGGCTGTGTGTTGTGTCCATGGTACATCGTGGAGAACTTGCTGTTTGTCACCGAAGAGATACTGAGGAAATCTGTTCTGaatgctgtttaaaaattgGGATAAGAATGCAGAGTTGTGAAATTGAGAAATACTGCAGATTAAATACATCATGAAGTAGCAGGGCAGTGGATTTGATTTTCAAGACACGAATGTCCTATAAGAAAGTTCTGCCCTTGaattcttcttgctttttggCATTGTCGTCACATCAGTTGAGAAGATGCATTAAAAagtgtactgggtctggctgggatggagttaacattcttcatagcagcctgtatggttctgtgttttggatttgtggctAAAAGAGTGTTGACAACACATCAGTCTTTTGGCTATGGATGAAGAGCGCTTGCACAGTGtcaaggctttctcttttttttttttccctgttctgccACCCTGGTGATTATGCTGGGAGTaggcaagaagctgggaggggacacagccgggacagctgacccaaactgaccaaagggatattccatgccatgtaacatcatgctcagcaacaAAAACTGAGGTAGAGCCAGAAGAAGGTTTTTGTTTGATCATTTTGTTATGTTTTGGGGGTAATTTTTTATTGGCTTCCAAGGTGGTTATTCAGAGGCAGGCTGGACATCAGTCACCCTGTGGGAGATGATGAGTGATTTcctttgtttcacttttttcgCTTCGCTGATTAAACTGTCTcatcttgacccacaagttttcttgACTTCGTTCttcctattttcttccctgtcctGCTTGTGGGGACAGGGAGTGAACAGtcagctgtgtgggtgcttggctgctggctggggtcgTCCCGCCACAGAAGTACAGAGAACAGATGATCTTTAGTTAAGTTACTAAATAGGCagttgttttcagtttgttgtGTTTACAGAGTGCTGATGTAGAAGTGACGTAGAATCAGTCAGTAACAGAATTTGGGCTTTGCTCTTGTATTGCTAAGTCAGGTGGAGTGATAGTTACTGTTATAAATGGAAAACTTGCCATCAGGATCTAGTGCTTTATGTTTGTTAGTGAGCAAGGGGTTTGTACACAAGGGCTGTTCTCAGTCACTTGTCATTGGAGCGTTTGGctcttgtttttttaacaggGATGTAGTCATTTGCTACAGAAGCCTGTGTTTTGTTCTGAGAGTACTGTGCTGTGTATTGTGTGTTGTTAGATAATGTTGAAAATGAGGATATGTTTAAGTCAGCGTATGAAAGTGATTCTTGTTCTTATGCTTGAAAGGTAGTAACCATCTAGGGAAAATACTGAGGTTTGCTTTGTAAACTGAAGCGCTCCCTGAGGTTTCTCCTTGTTGGatatttttgctctttcatttgATCGTCTTTGCAGTTTGTTAGGTGCAGTGCTGGACTGGTGAGTAGCATACTCTAGTGGACTTTGAAAGCAGGTGGATTTCAGAAGAATGGACGCATTCTGTAATCTTGAGATGGACTTACGCATCTTTCAAGGACTCAAAATAATTGGGAGTTTTTCCCTCGATATACTGTCAGTCTGTTTCATTTCAACAGTTCAGTGTGGCACAATTGATGACCAAGTAATCTCATCGTGTTTTCGTCATTTCCAGAAGGCAAATTTTGAATATCGTTTGCTTCTAAAATGGAAACACAAAGGTGCAGTGCATGGCATCTTGGAACATGGAAGGAGTTCTTCATAGTATCCCAAATTATGGGTTCATTACATGCTTGGCTTTAATACTAGCTGCTGCTATGGATGAGCTGCAGCAGTGTAGTACAGTATGTAAAGTGAAGTACAGATATCAGCCATTaattatgtttcattttctttccacagttAAGTTGATTTTACAGAATTTATCAggtcttcaaaacagaaacaggtAAGCTGCCAAAAGCTTAACACTTCTCACTGAGTATTGTGACAAGATCACACAtggcctttttttcctcacagacTTGTGGCTGGGAACTAGGACAAGCTTTCCTGAGTGCATGTGGCTGCTGCAGTTAGTACTCTGACTACATGAAAGAGACAACGTTATTGAACAGAACTGATCACTGGGTAGAGCAACTTGTCAAAGCACTAAAGTCATCACTGTTCGTGAATAACTTCATTTTCTAGTGACATAGTTAGCCTATTTCCTGTCTCCTTTTATCAtcaagtattttctgtgttacGGTCACAAGTGTCCTGTTcaaaagtaaacaggatttttttttgttcctcagGACTAGGCAGAGATCTCTGGCATACAGTAACTATGCCTTGGAAGACTTTAGGTGTTCTTCAGGTATCATGGATGGTGAGGAGTGACTTAGGTGGATTTTGTTGCCCTTAGGACAAGGGACTATTGATAGACTTGTGCACGTGTGCTGGTGGAGTAGCTAATTGTTCTGAATAATGAACTTTGAGTGAATCTTGTTTTAATCTTGTTCTTGTgaacttgtgggtttttttgataccTTCTCTCTTGATTGAGACAAGGACATTCATTAAAAGGCTCTAGCTTCTTAAGTGTTAAGATACTGTAATAGCTGAGTACTAAAGACGTGCTATCATGTGTACCTTTTTGTCTGCAGGTGATTTTTGCTGTGGGTTGAGCTCAGCATGGCTGTAGTCATCCGTTTACAGGGGCTTCCTGTTGTTGCGGGTCCTGCAGATATTCGTCGTTTCTTCTTGGGATTGAATATTCCTGATGGAGGTGTTCATATTATTGGAGGAGAGATTGGGGAGGCTTTTATTATATTTGCAACAGATGAAGATGCACGGCGTGCCATGAGCTGTTCAGGAGGGTTTATCAAGGACTCACGCATAGAGCTCTTTCTcagcagcaaggcagaaatGCAGAATACCATAGAAATGAGCCGGAAACGATTTGACCGTGGGGGACGAGAAACTATGTCTGGCTCTAGAAGAACAGGTACTAACGGTTCTGGTGCATCAGGTGTTGGAGATATTCCACATTTAGTCACGGCTTTTCCAAAGGGAATAAGTAAACCTGGTTACTGTCCACCAAATCATCCGGAGGCTGGTTTCCATACCAATGGCACAAGACATGGTGATATAGGTATACCTAAATCAAGCTATCAGTCAAGAAAGGATTCTCATCCATTTAACCCAGATGATCTTTACTTATTTCTACGTGGTATACCTTACTCTGCAACAGAAGATGAAGTACGTGCTTTCCTTGCTGGGATACACGTGGATGGAGTGATACTGATAAAGCATCGCAATGGTTTAAACAATGGTGATTGCTTGGTAAAATTTGCTACGCCTGGTGATGCCTTAGAAGGACTTAAACGTCATAGACAATACATGGGTCAGAGGTTTATAGAAATTAGCCCATCTACAGAGGAACGGTGGATTGAATATGGTGGGAGGGTAGACATGCCAAATGAAATCGATGACTTTTTGTGTGAAGACCATTCTCCAAGAAGTTCAGGCTACATGCATTCAAGGAAACGTTCTCATTCAAGGTCACCAAGGAGACAAAGAACACGTTCTCGTTCATCTCCCAACCAAGAATATTACATACACCTAAGAAATCTATCTACTAATCTGGAGAAGAGAGAtttgagggctttttttcctgatctggATATATGCAGCAAACAAATCAAGCTTCTAACGGATAAGCATCAGAGGAGGACTAGAGATGCCTTTGTGATGTTAAGGAGTGAGAGAGATTATCAGGCTGCTTTGGAATGTCATAGAAAGGTTCTTCTCAATCGTCCCGTTTACATTTTTCCAATTTCAAGAAAGTCAATGTTGAAAATAATTGATTCTTGTGAGAGGAAAAGATCACAGGACAGAGATCATCCTGGACAGGCCATACCAGAAAGAAGTTATCGGGAAGGTCATTCTGGCCCTAAGATGTGTGTTTATGTAAGGAATTTTCCATTTGATGTGTCAAAAATTGAAGTGCGGAAGTTCTTTGCGAGATTTGATATTGATGAAGATGATATTTACTTGCTCTATGATGACAAAGGAGTTGGGTTGGGAGAAGCATTAGTGAAGTTTAAATCTGAAGAACAAGccatgaaagcagaaaatttaaATCGTCGAAGATTCCTGGGAACAGAGGTATTAATAAGACTTATATCTGAAGAGCAGATGCAGAAGTTTGGTGTAACTGTACCACTGTCTGCA
It encodes the following:
- the RBM12B gene encoding RNA-binding protein 12B, which gives rise to MAVVIRLQGLPVVAGPADIRRFFLGLNIPDGGVHIIGGEIGEAFIIFATDEDARRAMSCSGGFIKDSRIELFLSSKAEMQNTIEMSRKRFDRGGRETMSGSRRTGTNGSGASGVGDIPHLVTAFPKGISKPGYCPPNHPEAGFHTNGTRHGDIGIPKSSYQSRKDSHPFNPDDLYLFLRGIPYSATEDEVRAFLAGIHVDGVILIKHRNGLNNGDCLVKFATPGDALEGLKRHRQYMGQRFIEISPSTEERWIEYGGRVDMPNEIDDFLCEDHSPRSSGYMHSRKRSHSRSPRRQRTRSRSSPNQEYYIHLRNLSTNLEKRDLRAFFPDLDICSKQIKLLTDKHQRRTRDAFVMLRSERDYQAALECHRKVLLNRPVYIFPISRKSMLKIIDSCERKRSQDRDHPGQAIPERSYREGHSGPKMCVYVRNFPFDVSKIEVRKFFARFDIDEDDIYLLYDDKGVGLGEALVKFKSEEQAMKAENLNRRRFLGTEVLIRLISEEQMQKFGVTVPLSAPNEMQGHSHPYERGELSRPVGSPSGPPQGPPTHSFGPSGNFRHPPEFRHPPEDFMCPPKDFRGPPPLMDFGGDNEPFGRMEFGNNKMGSFPEGRFMPDPNFSGGSERVVPIRLKNLPFKATPNEILDFFYGYRVIPESVSVQYNEQGLPSGDAIVAMTNYEEAMAAINELNDRPIGPRKVKLSLL